The Nocardia sp. NBC_00508 nucleotide sequence GAGATGGTTGCGCGTGTCGAATTCATGGTGACTCCATCGCAGACGAATTGGCGATGGCATCGTGCAGCACGGCTACGGCGCTGATACGCCGACGTGGCGCGGTTGCGGCGGCCAGTGCGCGGAGTTCGTTCCTGATGCGGGATGAGCTGAAGGTCGAGGCATGTTCGACCGCTTGGAGCCCTATCGCCGATGCCTCTCTGGGGTCGTCGAGTTCCATGGTGAGCGTCGCCAACCGGGTGAGAGAGAAAGTGCGCGAACGAGGGTAGTCCGGTCCCTGAAGCGCCACAGCTTCTCGAATGCGTTGTGCGGCTGGTTCTATGCGCCTCCGAGCCCTCGCGACAGAAATCAAAGCTTTGCCGGTACTGCCGAGGTGTTCGGCTCGGTCGTAGTAGCAGAGCCACGGCGCGTCGGTCTCTGGCCTGCGCTCCGCGAGATGCTCATCGGACCGTTGGACTTCGCTGAGGGCTTCGTCGATGCGACCTATCGCGCCGAGGAACTGGGCGCGGAGCGCGCTGAGCATCGCTCGAGCGGTCGCGGAGAGGCGATCGGAACGGACCCGCGCGAGTTCTATAAGCGACAGAGCGCCGTCGGCATTGCCGACGTAAGCAGTCTTCCGTGCGAGGTCTGCTAACACGCTGGCACGCAATTCCCATGATCCGGCGGCGTCGGCGCACCACAGCGCGAGTCGGAAGCGCCGCTCGGCCAGTTGGATGTCGCCGCCGTCAAAAGCCGCGTACCCCGCGACACTGCTCAGGTTGCCGATGGCTTCTAGCAGAGCGCGGCGGGTAACAGGCTCCGCTCGTCCATCCAGCAGCCGGAGAACCTGCCCGAGCTGTTTACCCGCGGCGACACTGACTGAGCCGCCACCACGCAGATTCTCTGCCGATGCGACTGCTCTGGTGGTGTCCTCGATCGCCTTGACTTCGCTCCAACCGACCCGCTCAACGGGTTTGCCGTCCGAGGGCCTGCGGTCGATACAGAGGAAAGGGTTGGCGTTGGGATCGAACGGGCTGAACAGATCTACGGCCAGAGTGCTGTCGGGCTGCCTTGTGGACGCGCGTCGGCGCCGCGACGGTACAAAGCCGAGTTCGGCGTCCGTGGACTGCAGTACCGCGCGAAAGGCCTCGCGATAGTTCGCATTCGGCCATCGGACGATGCCTCGTTCGTATCGTGCGATGGTGTGCGAATCGAGCTCTCGCCGTTGACCATGCATTCGCCACAGGTATTTGTTGACCGCCTCGGCGAACTCGGCACGGCTCATCGGTCGACCGGGATCAATTTGTGACGGCATCGCCTCACGTCGCCGCTGGAACTGCACGTTCGGTGGCATGCGGCCCCCTCATCAGCGTTTATCGACTCAGTCTAGCCAGTGGCGTCGGCTATCGACCGGAT carries:
- a CDS encoding XRE family transcriptional regulator yields the protein MSRAEFAEAVNKYLWRMHGQRRELDSHTIARYERGIVRWPNANYREAFRAVLQSTDAELGFVPSRRRRASTRQPDSTLAVDLFSPFDPNANPFLCIDRRPSDGKPVERVGWSEVKAIEDTTRAVASAENLRGGGSVSVAAGKQLGQVLRLLDGRAEPVTRRALLEAIGNLSSVAGYAAFDGGDIQLAERRFRLALWCADAAGSWELRASVLADLARKTAYVGNADGALSLIELARVRSDRLSATARAMLSALRAQFLGAIGRIDEALSEVQRSDEHLAERRPETDAPWLCYYDRAEHLGSTGKALISVARARRRIEPAAQRIREAVALQGPDYPRSRTFSLTRLATLTMELDDPREASAIGLQAVEHASTFSSSRIRNELRALAAATAPRRRISAVAVLHDAIANSSAMESP